The following proteins come from a genomic window of Brevibacillus antibioticus:
- a CDS encoding MFS transporter: MEFSWKRNLIVLWVGVFFCSTAYSISIPFLPIFLHTSLGVNEHLEAWSGISFGITFLASALISPFWGSLADKYGRKPMLIRSGFSLALLYFLTYLITDPYLFLVLRIFQGLLAGYVPAAIALVATNTPEKNVGYALGIMATSGATGGIIGPLVGGVVSHVWGNAEAFIFSGFVVLVAALIATFFVKETNLNRSGSRSSVREDLRAALANRPLMSILGMSLMVTISVMLLEPLLTVYVMQLGASQQDASLSSGIIFAAVGIATVIAAPQWGKLGSNVGYSKILFIGLMGGAIGNLLQFFFTNLYGFGILRFAYGLFFAAVYPSINAMIVKVTEPEFRGRAFSLNQSSTQLATMMGPIIGGFLGGLIPIRYVFIINGIALLITAIVIRSKRAQLVGQPLKQQTTERQLATK; encoded by the coding sequence ATGGAATTTTCATGGAAACGTAATTTGATTGTGTTATGGGTTGGGGTATTTTTTTGTAGTACCGCCTACTCCATCTCCATCCCTTTCCTGCCCATCTTCCTCCATACTTCACTGGGGGTCAATGAGCATCTGGAAGCCTGGTCCGGCATTTCGTTTGGCATCACGTTTTTGGCAAGTGCGCTCATTTCGCCATTTTGGGGCTCTCTCGCGGACAAATATGGACGAAAGCCAATGTTGATTCGCTCTGGATTTAGCCTCGCTTTGCTGTACTTTTTGACGTATTTGATCACGGACCCTTATTTGTTTCTTGTGTTACGGATCTTCCAGGGCCTGCTTGCCGGCTACGTACCTGCCGCCATCGCGTTGGTAGCGACGAATACACCAGAAAAAAACGTCGGTTACGCACTGGGGATCATGGCTACTTCGGGAGCAACAGGAGGAATCATCGGTCCTTTGGTTGGGGGTGTTGTCAGTCATGTATGGGGAAACGCGGAGGCGTTCATCTTTTCAGGATTCGTCGTGCTCGTAGCAGCGCTGATCGCTACTTTCTTCGTAAAAGAAACGAACTTGAACCGTTCCGGCAGCCGATCGAGTGTACGGGAAGACTTGCGCGCTGCACTGGCAAACCGCCCGTTGATGTCTATTCTTGGTATGAGCCTGATGGTCACGATTTCCGTTATGCTTCTTGAGCCTTTATTAACCGTGTATGTCATGCAATTGGGCGCTTCGCAGCAAGACGCATCCCTCAGCTCTGGCATCATTTTTGCGGCAGTAGGAATCGCCACGGTCATAGCTGCTCCACAATGGGGAAAACTCGGGTCAAATGTCGGTTATTCCAAAATCTTGTTCATCGGTTTAATGGGTGGAGCCATCGGAAATTTACTGCAATTTTTCTTCACGAATCTGTATGGATTTGGCATTTTGCGATTCGCGTACGGACTGTTTTTTGCCGCTGTTTATCCGTCGATCAACGCCATGATTGTGAAAGTCACAGAACCAGAGTTTCGCGGCAGGGCGTTTAGCCTGAACCAATCCTCGACACAGCTCGCGACGATGATGGGGCCAATCATTGGCGGTTTTCTCGGAGGACTCATCCCGATTCGCTACGTATTTATCATCAATGGTATCGCGCTGTTGATTACTGCCATCGTGATTCGATCCAAACGAGCACAATTGGTCGGACAGCCGTTGAAGCAGCAAACAACGGAGCGTCAGCTAGCTACGAAGTAA
- a CDS encoding transposase has product MGRSRGGLTTKIHAVADALGNPLHFELTPGQAHDSVMGYEMLSTLDLQNREVLADRAYDTDAIVTLLKEQQATPVIPSKRNRRKKRELMTSIRIKNGI; this is encoded by the coding sequence ATCGGACGTTCCCGGGGCGGATTAACGACCAAGATTCATGCCGTGGCCGATGCACTGGGAAACCCGCTACACTTTGAATTAACGCCTGGACAGGCACACGATTCCGTGATGGGTTACGAAATGCTTTCGACCCTGGATCTACAAAATCGAGAAGTGTTGGCGGATCGGGCTTACGATACCGATGCAATTGTTACCTTGTTGAAGGAGCAACAAGCAACCCCTGTTATTCCGAGCAAGCGAAACCGGCGAAAGAAGCGAGAGCTTATGACAAGTATACGTATAAAGAACGGCATCTAA
- a CDS encoding GNAT family N-acetyltransferase yields MDWYDRLNEYFPEYEMKKEGQIQALIRETDIYHKVDTDKFLLLYAEFPTFIFIDYLLINPATRGQGIGTKVIQTLKKRGKDIILEVEPIDRNDEDSIKRVHFYQKNGFVKADRIQYSWEEENGETYEMKIYYWSPHNDLPQEVVLGNMSKACQEIHNFRAHQYYGRNVANPDEVLHWKH; encoded by the coding sequence ATGGATTGGTATGACCGATTAAATGAATACTTTCCAGAATATGAAATGAAAAAGGAAGGACAAATTCAGGCGCTTATCAGGGAAACAGACATTTACCACAAAGTCGATACAGACAAATTTCTTTTGCTGTACGCGGAGTTTCCGACGTTTATCTTCATCGATTACCTCCTAATCAATCCTGCCACGCGTGGACAAGGTATCGGTACCAAGGTCATCCAGACACTCAAAAAGAGAGGGAAAGACATCATTCTGGAGGTAGAACCTATCGATCGAAATGATGAAGATTCCATCAAGAGAGTCCATTTTTATCAAAAGAACGGGTTTGTGAAAGCGGACCGCATTCAATACAGCTGGGAAGAAGAAAATGGCGAGACATATGAAATGAAAATCTATTACTGGAGTCCGCACAATGATCTACCACAGGAAGTCGTACTCGGGAATATGTCCAAGGCCTGTCAGGAGATCCACAACTTCCGCGCCCACCAATACTACGGACGAAATGTTGCCAATCCGGATGAAGTGCTGCATTGGAAACACTAA
- a CDS encoding zinc-binding dehydrogenase encodes MAIQLAKALGAYVATTTSSKNSDFVRELGADEVIVYDQGPLHTSTKFSFMLDTLGGEAYGDALKLMKRQGRVATIISERDAKKLSFADAVENERELVVTFVFTRPDGVNLNHIRALVEAKNVKPILTKVYPLTLEGVRDAHLFSQTGRVRGKIVLVHS; translated from the coding sequence ATGGCGATTCAGCTAGCAAAAGCGCTAGGTGCCTATGTGGCTACGACAACCAGCTCCAAAAATAGCGATTTTGTCCGTGAGCTGGGAGCAGATGAAGTCATTGTTTATGATCAAGGACCACTTCATACCTCTACAAAATTTTCATTCATGTTGGACACGCTGGGTGGAGAAGCGTATGGTGATGCTCTAAAATTGATGAAGCGGCAAGGAAGAGTGGCAACCATTATAAGCGAGCGTGACGCCAAGAAACTTTCGTTCGCTGATGCGGTTGAGAATGAACGAGAGCTGGTTGTTACTTTTGTGTTTACGCGTCCAGATGGGGTAAATCTGAATCATATCCGTGCGCTAGTGGAAGCCAAGAACGTAAAGCCTATCTTGACGAAGGTATATCCATTGACGCTTGAAGGGGTTCGAGATGCGCATCTCTTTAGTCAAACGGGTAGAGTGCGTGGCAAGATTGTGCTCGTCCATTCATGA
- a CDS encoding alcohol dehydrogenase catalytic domain-containing protein translates to MRGIGMKQYGGIEQLTEIELPTKSIGPDDLLISIKASGVNPVDWKVREGLLQADFPFELPLILGWDAAGTVTAVGTNVQDFQIGDDVFFRPELDREGTYADEIVVPANIVAPMPHGLSYAEAAGSVPWRFS, encoded by the coding sequence ATGAGAGGAATTGGCATGAAGCAATACGGCGGCATCGAACAGTTAACAGAAATTGAACTGCCAACGAAATCAATCGGGCCGGACGATTTACTCATATCGATAAAAGCGAGCGGGGTAAATCCTGTGGATTGGAAAGTGCGGGAAGGACTGCTGCAAGCAGATTTTCCTTTTGAACTGCCACTTATTTTAGGGTGGGATGCGGCGGGCACGGTAACGGCTGTCGGTACGAATGTGCAGGATTTTCAAATCGGAGACGATGTCTTCTTCCGTCCAGAGCTGGATAGGGAAGGGACATACGCAGATGAAATTGTCGTTCCGGCGAATATCGTAGCCCCGATGCCACATGGTTTGTCGTATGCGGAAGCGGCGGGATCGGTTCCATGGCGATTCAGCTAG
- a CDS encoding winged helix-turn-helix transcriptional regulator, which translates to MGRYNIPVEATLEVIGGKWKVVILCLLAKGAKRTSELKRAMPAITQKMLTQQLRELETDNIITRNVYQQVPPRVEYDLTEYGKTLSKVLDVMCEWGESHIENQLRKIVE; encoded by the coding sequence ATGGGACGATACAATATCCCTGTAGAGGCAACATTGGAAGTTATTGGAGGAAAATGGAAAGTAGTGATCCTCTGCTTGTTGGCAAAAGGGGCAAAGAGGACAAGCGAATTGAAACGAGCAATGCCTGCCATCACGCAAAAAATGTTAACACAGCAACTGCGAGAATTGGAAACGGACAACATCATTACCCGCAATGTGTATCAGCAGGTTCCCCCGCGTGTCGAGTATGACTTGACGGAGTACGGCAAGACACTGTCGAAGGTCCTGGATGTCATGTGTGAATGGGGAGAGAGTCACATCGAAAACCAATTGCGAAAAATAGTCGAATGA
- a CDS encoding LLM class oxidoreductase — protein sequence MSKFDGHYGFQRMFQEGKMTLGFHIPLEAYEWDAPTMERQVELVRAAEDYGFTGIWLRDVILQDPAFGDPATGQIYDMMIYLTYLAAQTKKIAFGTSSIVLPLRHPLRVAKETATIENLFPQRLMMGISSGDRRADFHGLNVPHEQRAELFRDGYDYLQKVMAEDFPKINSPYGMINGANLVPKSTSPIPTFITGYSQQTMDWFAQNGDGWIYYPRDPFNQAHAIQEWRELVQKYHPGVFKPFIQPLHLDLAEDPYESVTPIRLGYRVGRKMLVELLAMYQEVGVNHLFFALFPSQRPIDEVIDELGQEVLPYFPAHIDAPERV from the coding sequence ATGAGTAAATTCGACGGTCATTATGGTTTTCAGCGAATGTTCCAAGAAGGAAAGATGACCTTGGGATTTCACATTCCGCTAGAGGCATACGAATGGGATGCACCGACAATGGAGCGCCAGGTTGAACTCGTCCGAGCAGCAGAAGACTATGGCTTTACCGGAATCTGGCTGCGCGATGTGATTTTGCAGGACCCTGCTTTTGGTGACCCTGCAACCGGGCAAATTTATGACATGATGATTTATTTAACCTATTTGGCTGCGCAAACCAAAAAAATCGCTTTTGGTACCTCGAGTATCGTGCTTCCATTGCGGCATCCGCTGCGAGTGGCAAAAGAGACAGCGACCATCGAAAATTTGTTTCCCCAACGTTTGATGATGGGGATTTCTTCTGGGGACAGACGGGCTGATTTTCATGGATTGAATGTGCCACATGAACAGCGTGCGGAGTTGTTTCGCGACGGTTACGACTACTTGCAGAAGGTTATGGCAGAGGATTTCCCGAAAATCAACTCTCCATACGGTATGATTAATGGAGCGAATCTTGTGCCTAAATCGACTTCGCCCATTCCTACCTTTATCACGGGGTACAGTCAACAAACGATGGACTGGTTTGCGCAAAACGGAGATGGCTGGATTTATTACCCCCGTGATCCATTCAATCAAGCACATGCCATCCAAGAATGGAGAGAGCTTGTCCAGAAATATCATCCAGGTGTATTCAAGCCGTTTATTCAGCCTCTTCACTTGGATCTTGCGGAAGACCCGTATGAGTCAGTCACGCCGATTCGATTAGGGTACCGAGTCGGTAGAAAAATGCTTGTAGAACTGCTGGCCATGTATCAAGAGGTCGGTGTCAACCATTTGTTCTTCGCCCTGTTCCCTAGCCAGCGTCCCATTGACGAGGTCATTGATGAGCTTGGACAAGAAGTATTGCCTTATTTCCCGGCTCATATCGACGCACCGGAGCGGGTTTGA
- a CDS encoding MFS transporter, with amino-acid sequence MSTITSNVKQQATGAKKSTLALLALAISAFGIGTTEFVIVGLLSTVAQDLKVTITLAGLLISGYALGVAIGAPIITALTSRIPRKALLMLLMIVFVVGNSAAALSSSFAILIVARFFTAFSHGVFFSIGSTIAADLVPENKRASAIATMFTGLTVATVTGVPLGTYIGQMFGWRATFWGVAILGVIALISTAILVPSNLKNAKPASIKDQVKIITNLPLLLVFAITALGYGGTFVTFTFLGPILEEITGYQASAVSLILLVYGIAVAIGNTVGGKAADKNPLKALRWMFIIQAIILIILTFTAPFKWVGTLTIMLMGLLAFMNVPGLQVYVVQLAEKYVPSAVDVASAINIAAFNLGIAIGAFVGGIIVDTIGLIHTPWVGGVMVLGAALLTVISSKLEKARQ; translated from the coding sequence ATGAGCACGATTACATCCAATGTGAAGCAGCAAGCAACTGGTGCGAAAAAATCCACTCTTGCTTTACTTGCACTCGCAATCAGTGCATTTGGTATTGGGACGACTGAATTCGTTATCGTCGGTTTATTGTCTACTGTCGCACAGGATTTGAAAGTAACCATCACTCTAGCAGGCCTACTGATTTCTGGATATGCATTAGGAGTAGCTATTGGTGCACCGATTATTACAGCACTCACAAGTCGAATTCCACGCAAAGCGCTGCTCATGCTTTTGATGATTGTCTTTGTTGTCGGAAACAGTGCGGCAGCCTTGTCGAGTAGCTTTGCAATCTTAATCGTTGCCCGTTTCTTTACCGCATTTTCTCATGGGGTATTTTTCTCCATCGGCTCGACGATTGCAGCCGATCTGGTGCCAGAAAACAAGCGTGCCAGCGCGATTGCGACGATGTTTACCGGTCTGACCGTTGCAACCGTTACAGGAGTACCTTTGGGAACGTATATTGGTCAAATGTTTGGATGGAGAGCGACTTTTTGGGGAGTGGCCATTCTTGGCGTGATTGCACTTATCTCAACAGCGATTCTGGTACCAAGCAATTTAAAAAATGCCAAGCCAGCTTCCATTAAAGATCAAGTGAAAATTATTACAAACTTGCCACTGTTGCTTGTCTTTGCCATTACGGCTCTTGGCTACGGCGGTACCTTTGTAACCTTTACGTTCTTAGGTCCGATTCTGGAAGAAATCACAGGTTATCAAGCGAGCGCCGTCAGTCTGATTCTTCTCGTCTATGGGATTGCAGTAGCGATTGGAAATACGGTCGGAGGAAAAGCAGCTGACAAGAATCCGTTAAAAGCACTGCGCTGGATGTTTATCATTCAGGCGATCATTCTGATCATCTTAACATTTACCGCTCCGTTCAAATGGGTGGGAACGCTCACGATTATGCTGATGGGCCTCTTGGCTTTTATGAACGTACCAGGCTTACAGGTATATGTCGTGCAGTTGGCTGAAAAATACGTGCCAAGCGCTGTTGATGTAGCTTCTGCCATTAACATCGCAGCATTCAATCTCGGCATTGCGATTGGTGCCTTCGTGGGGGGAATCATTGTCGATACGATCGGATTGATTCATACCCCATGGGTCGGCGGCGTGATGGTATTAGGTGCAGCACTACTCACGGTGATCAGCAGCAAGCTGGAAAAAGCTCGTCAGTAA
- a CDS encoding LysE family translocator, with product MFDWTTMGAFLAVVIGLFLIPGPAVLLTATRTVQGGRKAGIMAGLGIATGDFIHTIFAAVGLSAILMTSAWAFHLVKFAGAAYLVYLGVRAMLEKPVDPELPKVTPLPPLQSYGQAILAEVLNPKTALFFLAFLPQFVHPERGGAIYQFLVLGLIFAILGFFYTALIAISIRPLGHLVKRISWLGRWSGKIVGSVYILLGLKVALQER from the coding sequence ATGTTTGATTGGACTACCATGGGAGCATTTTTGGCTGTTGTGATCGGCCTCTTTTTAATTCCGGGACCCGCTGTCCTGTTAACTGCGACACGTACCGTACAGGGAGGACGTAAAGCAGGCATTATGGCAGGGCTTGGCATTGCTACAGGCGACTTCATTCATACGATTTTTGCTGCGGTCGGTTTGTCCGCGATATTGATGACATCTGCATGGGCCTTCCATCTCGTAAAATTTGCGGGAGCGGCTTACTTGGTTTATTTAGGGGTTCGGGCCATGCTTGAAAAACCGGTTGACCCAGAGTTGCCAAAAGTAACACCGTTGCCACCGCTGCAATCGTATGGGCAAGCGATCCTCGCAGAAGTTCTGAATCCGAAGACCGCGTTGTTTTTTCTGGCGTTTCTGCCACAATTCGTACATCCGGAGCGTGGGGGAGCCATTTACCAATTCCTTGTCTTGGGATTGATTTTCGCCATCTTGGGGTTCTTTTACACCGCGTTGATTGCGATCAGCATCAGACCACTGGGGCATCTGGTGAAGCGAATTTCCTGGCTGGGCCGCTGGAGTGGCAAGATCGTAGGTTCTGTTTACATCTTATTGGGATTAAAAGTAGCGCTGCAAGAAAGATAA
- a CDS encoding sensor histidine kinase yields the protein MKRIWVKLAFVIMTVGACAVLFSSLLSVKEMDVHFSMYADEVRNQHNQEISRVALQAYQDNQGWGAEGYHKLEAVSEVLGLHITLLDQQQQVKNEWGKRPVHTSNYSVDKIPLVSKGVMIGQLVISHDDRSAYTNLESHFQWAHKNTTLWTMGVLLILVMIISIPLARIMVRPVVQVSTAAQRVARGNLSIRVPEPRGKDEVMSLVADFNNLVQSLEHQEELRKRLTSDIAHELRTPLNTLLAQVEGMIDGIWEATPKNLESTRSEVLRLSRLVRDLDQVIQVESGSLQMRSEEVQLSQVVKEVTDSMSATFARAQVNYHLKGDHADWIQGDRQRLAQLVANLLTNACKHTPVGGEVVVTVDKPSTMVRLQVKDSGTGIDQKDIPYVFERFYRGDRSRARERGGAGLGLTIVKGIVEAHEGIISLDSRVGVGTTITILFPPKGHEIE from the coding sequence ATGAAGCGTATATGGGTAAAGCTCGCCTTCGTGATCATGACAGTCGGCGCCTGCGCTGTTCTTTTTTCCTCATTGTTGTCTGTAAAGGAAATGGATGTTCATTTTTCTATGTATGCCGATGAAGTGAGAAATCAGCATAACCAAGAAATATCGCGTGTCGCACTCCAGGCGTATCAAGACAATCAAGGCTGGGGAGCGGAAGGCTATCATAAGCTTGAAGCGGTTTCTGAGGTCTTGGGATTGCATATCACACTCCTCGATCAACAGCAACAAGTGAAAAACGAATGGGGCAAGCGGCCAGTCCATACAAGCAATTACAGTGTTGACAAGATTCCCCTTGTCAGCAAGGGTGTCATGATCGGGCAACTGGTGATTAGCCACGATGATCGGAGTGCGTATACGAACTTGGAAAGTCATTTCCAATGGGCGCATAAAAATACAACACTGTGGACAATGGGGGTGCTGCTCATCCTGGTCATGATCATCAGTATACCGCTCGCCCGGATCATGGTGCGTCCCGTCGTACAAGTGAGCACCGCAGCGCAACGAGTCGCGCGAGGCAATCTGTCGATACGGGTACCGGAGCCTCGTGGCAAGGATGAGGTTATGTCATTGGTCGCAGATTTTAACAACCTGGTTCAAAGTCTGGAGCATCAGGAGGAGCTGCGCAAGCGACTGACCTCCGATATTGCCCATGAATTGCGAACACCACTGAACACCTTGCTGGCGCAAGTCGAGGGGATGATCGACGGCATATGGGAAGCAACTCCCAAAAATCTCGAAAGCACAAGGTCAGAGGTATTGCGTTTGAGCCGTCTCGTCCGCGATTTAGATCAGGTGATCCAGGTGGAGTCGGGTTCCTTGCAAATGCGCAGTGAAGAGGTGCAATTGAGTCAGGTTGTCAAAGAAGTCACTGACTCGATGAGTGCTACGTTTGCCCGTGCGCAAGTGAATTATCACTTGAAAGGAGATCATGCTGACTGGATCCAAGGGGACAGGCAAAGACTGGCGCAACTTGTGGCCAATTTGTTGACGAATGCCTGCAAGCATACGCCAGTCGGTGGAGAAGTCGTTGTTACGGTAGACAAACCGAGTACGATGGTCCGTTTGCAAGTGAAGGACAGCGGCACGGGTATCGATCAAAAGGACATCCCGTACGTCTTTGAGCGCTTTTATCGGGGAGATCGCTCGCGAGCAAGGGAACGCGGTGGAGCGGGATTGGGGCTGACGATTGTGAAAGGTATTGTAGAGGCACACGAGGGAATCATCTCGTTGGATAGCAGGGTGGGTGTAGGAACAACCATTACGATTTTATTTCCGCCAAAAGGGCATGAAATCGAATGA
- a CDS encoding response regulator transcription factor: protein MSTILLVDDEPQILEILSSYLQKEGYHVLTAQTGKEAIEMATTVSFTCMILDLMLPDLSGEEVCVQIRKESRVPILMLTAKSGEADRVRGLTIGADDYLIKPFSPRELVARVRAVMRRAGDYSTLSDYVEVGDLTISMNEKRVTKNGVALEVTPNEYRLLTTLVRYPGRTWGREELVREVMGFDFEGYDRTIDTHIKNLRQKIEADPKQPEYIKTVYGLGYRFDDPMKK from the coding sequence ATGTCTACCATTTTGCTAGTCGATGATGAGCCGCAAATTTTAGAAATATTGTCCTCCTATCTGCAAAAGGAAGGCTATCATGTTCTGACTGCTCAAACAGGCAAGGAAGCAATCGAAATGGCTACGACAGTTTCCTTCACCTGTATGATTTTGGACCTGATGCTTCCTGATCTGAGCGGAGAAGAAGTTTGCGTCCAAATTCGCAAAGAGTCGCGTGTCCCGATCTTGATGTTAACGGCGAAAAGTGGAGAGGCGGATCGGGTTCGTGGGCTTACGATTGGCGCTGATGACTATTTAATCAAGCCCTTTAGCCCGAGAGAGCTCGTAGCGCGTGTTCGAGCCGTCATGCGTCGTGCGGGTGATTATTCAACACTCTCCGATTACGTTGAAGTGGGCGATTTGACCATATCGATGAACGAGAAGAGAGTCACGAAAAATGGAGTCGCTTTGGAGGTTACGCCGAACGAATACCGCTTGCTCACAACGCTTGTCCGTTATCCGGGGAGAACGTGGGGCAGGGAGGAGCTCGTGCGTGAGGTCATGGGGTTTGATTTCGAAGGATACGACCGAACTATTGATACGCATATCAAAAACCTTCGCCAAAAGATAGAAGCAGACCCGAAGCAACCGGAGTATATCAAGACGGTGTATGGATTGGGCTATCGCTTTGACGATCCCATGAAGAAGTGA
- a CDS encoding TVP38/TMEM64 family protein — MDWITNIEALTEWIRSLGMLGIVGSILLNIVISVAGVLPSIFLSGANAVVFGLYGGFLISLTGEVVGACIAFFLYRYTIKKADRSEKLKSFKWVHTINGTTSFRKCLAIVLLRINPLMPSGVINLGAAMTNITFGQFLVATLLGKVPSMVFETFVGHDLITFGENKFRLLFALLAGALVFLLFWKKGKAQTQEE; from the coding sequence ATGGATTGGATAACCAATATAGAAGCCCTGACAGAGTGGATTCGCTCTTTGGGAATGCTGGGGATTGTTGGTAGTATTTTATTGAACATCGTGATCAGTGTGGCAGGTGTATTGCCGTCCATTTTTTTATCGGGTGCAAACGCAGTCGTGTTTGGCTTGTACGGAGGGTTCTTGATTTCCTTAACGGGAGAGGTGGTTGGTGCTTGCATAGCCTTCTTCCTTTACCGCTACACGATCAAAAAAGCAGATCGAAGCGAAAAGCTGAAATCATTCAAATGGGTACATACCATCAATGGAACGACGAGTTTTCGCAAGTGCCTTGCCATCGTTTTGCTCCGGATCAATCCGCTGATGCCTTCGGGTGTAATCAATTTAGGCGCGGCTATGACGAATATCACCTTCGGGCAATTTTTGGTGGCGACCTTGCTAGGAAAAGTGCCGTCGATGGTTTTTGAAACATTCGTCGGTCATGATCTGATTACTTTTGGTGAAAACAAGTTTCGCTTGCTCTTTGCCTTGCTGGCAGGCGCTCTCGTCTTTTTGCTTTTCTGGAAAAAAGGAAAGGCTCAAACACAAGAAGAGTAG
- a CDS encoding GyrI-like domain-containing protein gives MMNPTIVKLDEMRVAGLQIRTTNEAECGPNAKIGELWQRYYQEEHPFKTPHQKEPGVVLGVYSDYDSDETGEYALLVGTVVEKNGELPAELTVKTLPASTYAVFTTRVGPTVEVVMEAWAQVWEWSHQPGNKRTFTGDFERYDGVRCADPNNAQVDLYIAIAEE, from the coding sequence ATGATGAACCCAACGATTGTCAAACTGGATGAAATGCGTGTAGCAGGCTTGCAAATTCGGACAACCAATGAGGCGGAATGCGGACCGAATGCGAAAATTGGGGAACTGTGGCAGCGCTATTATCAAGAAGAGCATCCCTTCAAAACTCCCCATCAAAAAGAACCGGGTGTGGTTCTGGGGGTGTATTCCGATTACGACAGTGACGAGACAGGCGAGTACGCCTTGTTAGTGGGAACCGTTGTAGAAAAAAACGGTGAGCTTCCTGCTGAGCTCACAGTCAAGACCTTGCCGGCTTCTACTTACGCTGTATTTACGACTCGTGTCGGCCCAACGGTAGAGGTTGTGATGGAAGCGTGGGCGCAGGTGTGGGAGTGGTCCCATCAACCGGGAAACAAGCGGACATTTACTGGAGATTTCGAACGATATGACGGAGTGCGCTGTGCTGATCCTAACAACGCGCAAGTGGATTTGTACATCGCGATCGCTGAAGAATAA
- a CDS encoding helix-turn-helix transcriptional regulator, which translates to MKVERLLAIVIMLLNKRRVSARELSDHFEVSLRTVYRDLETINAAGIPIVAYPGASGGYEIMENFTIDRQYLSLDELVAVIAALKGVHSSTDDKQIGQLLEKIKALLTNAPSSLQGSAHPVVYDFNPWGSTPAIAEKVNKLREAIDKRLRVRITYTKMQGEATERTIEPVTLIIKGYVWYVYGYCLQRQEDRLFRLSRIADMSVLTEEFSPRSYQVDKLEWLEEWDTAERISLVLEFAQRVHVRVRDMFAPETIETMQNGSLLVRTKMTDDEWLNGMLLSFGDALCVHEPSHVRQRMGDTVKRMAKLYE; encoded by the coding sequence ATGAAGGTAGAACGGCTACTCGCTATTGTCATCATGCTGTTAAATAAGCGCCGTGTGAGCGCTCGTGAACTATCCGACCACTTTGAAGTATCCTTGCGTACAGTCTATCGGGATTTGGAAACCATTAACGCAGCAGGAATTCCGATCGTCGCGTACCCTGGGGCAAGCGGCGGATACGAGATCATGGAGAATTTTACGATTGATCGGCAATACTTATCCTTGGACGAGCTAGTCGCGGTTATTGCTGCGCTAAAAGGGGTTCATTCCTCCACAGACGATAAGCAAATCGGACAGCTTCTGGAAAAAATAAAAGCGTTGCTCACCAATGCACCATCTTCTTTGCAAGGAAGTGCACATCCCGTTGTTTACGACTTTAATCCGTGGGGCAGTACACCGGCAATCGCCGAAAAAGTAAACAAGCTGCGGGAAGCCATCGATAAGAGACTTCGTGTGCGGATCACCTATACGAAAATGCAAGGCGAAGCAACAGAACGCACCATTGAGCCTGTCACACTGATTATTAAAGGTTATGTGTGGTACGTATATGGCTATTGTTTACAGCGCCAGGAAGATCGTCTGTTTCGCTTATCGCGGATTGCAGACATGTCCGTGCTGACAGAGGAGTTTTCCCCTCGCTCCTATCAAGTAGATAAGCTGGAATGGCTCGAAGAATGGGATACAGCAGAGCGCATTTCTCTTGTCCTCGAATTTGCGCAGCGTGTCCATGTAAGAGTACGGGATATGTTTGCCCCAGAAACGATAGAGACCATGCAGAATGGCTCATTGCTGGTGCGAACGAAGATGACAGACGATGAATGGTTAAACGGTATGCTGCTTAGCTTTGGCGATGCCTTGTGTGTACATGAGCCTTCCCATGTAAGACAGCGAATGGGGGATACGGTAAAAAGAATGGCGAAACTTTATGAATAA